One genomic segment of Verrucomicrobiota bacterium includes these proteins:
- a CDS encoding MFS transporter, which produces MTSSPLINPAALRRKVAWRVMPFVFLLYIVAYLDRANVGFAKLAMADDLKFSEAVFGFGFGIFFIGYLILEIPGALLVERWSARKWFARILISWGFISSLTAFVETPMQFYIARFLLGVAEAGFFPGIIVYFTHWFANRDRGRALSGLVMAVPFSLALGAPVSALLLKVNWLGLAGWKWMFILEGLPAVLLGVMTLFHLTDRPRDAMWLTTEERNHLTAELEAEARVKEAKGRVSVWHALRLRNVWLLSLGIFATNVGGYGLTFWLPTTVKSLSRGSTSDALLYSGLFYTCGLLSVFLAGQSSDRTGDRKWHCVAGQELTALFLIGSTIPSQPFWLVMGWLCLTGFAAFSWPSPFWTLPTVTLTASAAAVSIGFINMAANLAGYLGNYNIGWLRTHGFSERACLVLLAGCYLLGGVLVSFVQEMRDRPGDFRPLDRKSG; this is translated from the coding sequence GTGACTTCATCTCCCCTCATCAATCCTGCCGCGCTCCGCCGCAAAGTGGCGTGGCGCGTTATGCCGTTCGTTTTCCTGCTCTACATTGTCGCCTACCTCGACCGCGCAAACGTGGGCTTTGCCAAGCTCGCAATGGCGGACGACCTAAAGTTTTCCGAGGCTGTGTTCGGCTTCGGCTTCGGGATCTTCTTCATCGGCTATCTTATCCTGGAAATCCCCGGAGCTTTACTCGTCGAACGCTGGAGCGCGCGCAAGTGGTTTGCACGGATTCTTATCTCGTGGGGTTTCATCTCGTCGTTGACGGCCTTTGTGGAGACGCCCATGCAATTCTACATCGCGCGTTTCCTGCTCGGCGTGGCGGAGGCCGGCTTCTTTCCCGGCATCATCGTCTACTTCACACATTGGTTCGCCAACCGTGACCGGGGGCGTGCGCTGTCGGGCTTGGTCATGGCGGTGCCATTCAGCCTTGCACTGGGCGCGCCGGTGTCGGCGCTGTTGCTCAAAGTGAACTGGCTGGGACTGGCTGGCTGGAAATGGATGTTCATTCTAGAAGGTCTGCCCGCGGTGTTGCTCGGTGTGATGACGCTGTTCCACCTGACGGACCGTCCACGCGACGCGATGTGGCTGACGACTGAGGAGCGAAATCATCTCACCGCCGAACTCGAAGCCGAAGCCCGGGTCAAGGAGGCAAAGGGCCGTGTGAGTGTCTGGCACGCACTGCGTTTGCGGAACGTGTGGCTACTTTCACTCGGCATCTTCGCGACGAACGTGGGCGGCTACGGGCTGACTTTCTGGCTGCCAACGACCGTGAAGAGTCTATCCCGCGGTTCCACTTCTGACGCGCTGCTTTACAGCGGCCTCTTCTACACCTGTGGCCTCTTGAGTGTGTTCCTCGCCGGCCAATCCTCCGACCGGACGGGCGACCGCAAATGGCATTGCGTCGCGGGGCAGGAGTTAACGGCGTTGTTCCTGATCGGAAGCACGATCCCCAGCCAGCCATTCTGGCTCGTGATGGGCTGGTTATGCCTTACTGGATTCGCCGCGTTCTCCTGGCCTTCACCTTTCTGGACCTTGCCGACTGTCACGCTGACAGCATCGGCCGCGGCAGTCAGTATTGGGTTCATCAACATGGCTGCCAACCTCGCCGGCTACCTCGGCAACTACAACATTGGCTGGCTCAGAACGCACGGCTTCAGTGAACGTGCGTGTCTTGTACTACTCGCGGGCTGCTACCTGTTGGGCGGCGTTCTCGTGTCATTTGTCCAGGAGATGCGAGACAGACCTGGCGATTTCCGTCCGCTTGATCGAAAGAGCGGGTGA